In Bacillus sp. S3, the sequence GTGGAGACTGGAAACTCATCATTTTTGGTTGCGACGCCAAGATCCTTTACCCCTTTCTTTGACTCTTCATTAAATGCTTGGCGATTAATTACACCAAGAGAATTTGATAGATTCTCTAATTTGGTAACGGTAATATTTTGCTTGATGGATTGTGGTAAAAAAAGCCCTTCTGTTAATCGATCTTCCGGAACTAATGCAATCCCAAGCTCCTGGGCTTTGGATGGATTCGGGATATCTACCAGTTTATTTTCGACTAAAAGCTCCCCTTCATATGGCCGTTGTAATCCAAATAAAGCCAATGTTAATTCCGTCCTTCCCGAACCAAGCTGTCCAGTAATTCCTAGAATTTCACCCTTCCGTAATTGGAAACTAACATTCTCAAAACCTTGGGAAGAAAGATTCTTCGCTTCCAGTACCCTTTCTCCCAAACTAGTACTTTTACTCAATCCCTCTCCATCAAAATGACGGCCCGTCATATGATAACTAAATTTCTCTTCATCCATCTCAGTAACAGGACAAGAGATCACATTTTCACCACTTCTTAAAATCGTTACACTGTCACAAATCTCAAAAACCTCATCTAATTTGTGTGAAACAAAGAGAATCGTGACTCCCTCTTTTTTGAGCCTGTCGATGATTGCAAACAATCGTTTGACTTCCTTCTTTGTTAAGGCGGTGGTCGGTTCGTCCATAATAATGAGTTTTGAATCATCCAGCAGTGCTCTAGAGATGGCGATTAATTGTTTGTCAGCAACCGGAAGGGTTTCGACTAACGCATCTAAATCAACGTCAAAGTTAATTTTACTGACCGCTTCCTCAGCAATCCGCCTAAACTCTTTCCGATTCACAAATTTCTTTTTCCTTGCTAAAACCTGATTAAAAGCTAAGTTTTCGACAACGGAAAGGTTCGGAAATACAGAGAAATCTTGATAAATAATTTGAATGCCCTGCTTGATGGCCTCAGCCGGGGTCATATTGGTAAATACGTTTCCATTTATTTCGATTTCACCTGCATCTGGCTGGTGAACACCTGAAATCACTTTAATAATAGTAGATTTACCGCAGCCATTTTCTCCAGCTAGGCAGTGTACTTCACCTTTCTTTATATGTAGGTCAACACCTTTTAAAGCATGAACTCCTCCAAAGGATTTTTGAATGCCTTTTAAAGAAATGATATTTTCTGCCATATTACCCCTCCTTAAGCGTAGAATGTCTAGAAGCAACTTTTTCTATAAAGAAATACCGTATCCACCTGCTTAAAATAAATAACAAAGGGTACGGCACTTCTTTATAGCTCATTATTTACATTGTTTCATGGCCTGTTTTTTTAGAAATCGTATTGATCAATATTTTCTTTCGTAATTTCGAGTGGTGCATTTCCAATAAGGGTGTTATTCGCGCCTTTCACGATTTTTACACTTTCATACCCTTTCACACCTAGATCCGCGCCTTCTGCAACTTCTTCACCTGCCAAAATCTTGGCAGCAACGGAAACCATTGCATAACCAGCATCTGCCGGATCCCATAGTAATAGTTTATTAATCGTTCCGGCCTTTACATAATTAGAGAATTCATTAGGTGTTCCTACACCGACAATGCTAACTTTTCCGGATAAACCTAACTCCTCGACCGCATTCGCGATCCCTGGACTGTCAGTCGATGCTACTCCTGTAAAGCCTTTCAAATCAGGGTTCGCTTTTAAGATTTGTTTTGCTTTTTCATACGCTACATCGACACTTTCCTCTGATTCCGCACTTGGAACTTCACCCTTATTAATCAGTTCCATGTCCTTATAGGCTTCTTCTTGACGGGCTTTTTGAGCGTTTGCATACTCCATATGTGTGGTACTTGTTGTATAACCTACCATTACGGCATATTTCCCTTTCTTACCCATCGCTTCTGCAAGGGAGTCCATAATCTTTGCACCAAAATCTTCGGATGTAAATGCCTCAACATCGAATAGTGTATTCTTTTGGTTAGAAGCTTCATGTGTAACAACAACGATCCCCTTTGATAAAGCATTTTCTAAAGAGGCTTCAATGGCACCTGGATCAATCGGTACAACGGCAAGGGCATCTACACCTTGGGCAATCAGGTCATCAATGACTTGTACTTGGGAAGCAGCATCCGCATTAGCAGGCCCTTTTTGAATGACCTTAATATTCATATCCTTCCCGTACTTATCTACGCCAACCTTCATTCGTTTAAACCATGCTGCAGTGTTGTCTTTTGTCACAACACCAATGGTCCATTCGGATTTGTCTTTATCTGATTTGTAGTTAGCTGGATCTAATAGATCTCCATTCCCACTTGCTGTTGAACCTTTTCCTGTTCCGCTTGTTTCTTCATTGGAACATGCTGCCATGGCGAACATCATGACCACCATTAGAATGATTGACAAAAACTTTTTCATTTGAACCCCTCCTGCTTTTATTTTTATATAATTTCAGCTGCGATGTCTTTCATCGCAACTGCCCATAAGGCCTCACTCAAGATTGGCATGATTTTGAAACATTTGATGGGCATCTTTTGTTTTTACAGCCATAAGTTCCATAATAAGTCCATCCAAACAAATCAATAACGATTGTTCGAATAGGGCACCCATTGGTTGAATAGATGTAATGTCGCTCGTTTTATCAGACTTTGGGGTTGGAGCCGGTATTTGCAGAGTGATATCTGCCAAATTACCTAAAGTAGAATCTACGAAACTAGTTAGCGTAATGATATTCAATCCTAATTTCTTTGCTTTATTAGCATAGGTGATTAAACTTCCGGTTTCTCCGGATCCAGTACCTAAAATGAATAAGTCACCAGATCTTGCATTAGGAGTGGTAACGTCTCCAATCACATGAACTTCAAAGCCCATGTGCATCAGCCTCATAGAGAACGCTTTCATCACTAACCCGGATCGGCCTGCACCGGCTGCAAAAATACGGGGAGCGTTCTGGATAAGTTCAACAACCTCAGTCGCTTTTTCTTCATCTAGTTTGTCAAATACCTCAGATAATTCTACTGTTATTGCCTTTAAATTGGATTGAAACATATCAGAAGCCCCCTTAGTGACATACAACTTTCATTGTCTGTTAGCGTTTTCATCCCATGGAACGAAAGTTTTATTGATTCAAATTATAGATGGAATATGTCCTTGTTCCTAGGAGGTGATATTCAGATTGGGGGGGTAATATTCGGAAGGTTCAGAAAAAGTGGCGAACAAAAAAAAGACTCCCATTAGTCGGGAATCTTATTGAAATGATTATTTATACAGATAGGTTGTGGTACTTCTCCCGATATTGTGACGGAGACTGACTTGTCCACTGTTTAAACAGCTTGCTGAAATATTTCGTATCTTGATAGCCAACCCGGACAGACACATCATAAATTTTCAGATCCGTTTTTTCGAGCAGTTCCATCGCCTTTTTTAATCGGGTTTGCGTGACATAATTCAATACCGTTTCACCAGTCTGGGTCTTAAAGTACTCGCATAAATAGGTTGGGTTTAAATACACCTGATCCGCCACTTTTTTGATTGTAATACTTTCACTAAGATTTTGATGGATCCATTCCTTTGCCTTAGAAATCGGGTCGGAATGACTAGAGTCCATTTCTTGCAGCTTATTCACGAGGCTTGTCACCCAATCCTTGATCCCTTCTTTTATTTGCGTTAAATTAGCTGCCTTTTTTGTGAAGTGAATCGCCTTCATCAGTAAATTAATCTCTTCTCCGAATCCATCGTTTTCCATCCAGCATTTAATAATTCGAATACATAAATATCGGATCGATTCCTGAATTAATAGCGGCGATTTCAACGTCTCCAATTCATGGAAAAAGCCGCTTATAGCCTTTATCACTTCCCGTTCGTTTTTTTCACGGACAGCATGAACGGTCTGTTCTGTATATTTGTACACGGAGGATGGCATCATTAACGTTTTTTCGTTTGAAAGCTGGTTCAAGGTGCTTTGGTGAAAGATTTTATTTCCGCCTTCAATGATGCGAAATTGCATTAATGACAGCAATTGGTCCCTCATCGCGGGCAAAAGGGACAGGTCCTCAAATTCATTTCCGTATGCGATGGACACGGTAAATGGAAAGTCCCGTTGAATCGCCTTTTTTAACTTCAATAGATACTCTTCCACTAAATAGGAGAAAGGAGAACCGTCTCCCTCCGGTTCATCATGTAACAGCAATAACCAAAAACTTACATTCCCTTTTTTCCAAATCCAATGTTTTACCTCTGGATAACCCAGTCGATCCTCCAGCAGCTCGTTCATCATCTTTTCAACGGCAAGATGCAACTCCCTCACCGCTGAAGGCGAAACCCCTTTTACTTTTTCCAACATTTGATCAATATCGATATGCATTAATTGGTAATGACCTTTTGGAAACTGGAACGTCCAGTCCATTAACGAGAAGTCTGTCTCATCATTCCATGTTAATTCACTTAAATGGTGAATTTGTTTGGCATATGTTAGCTGCAATGCCCTTTCTTCGATCTCTTTCCGTCTTTCATCTTCTTTTTGTTTATTCCTGATTTTTTCCTTCACTTCATCTAATTGCAATTGAAATTTCCCTCGATCAATTGGTTTTAAAATGTAATCAACTGCCCCTTCACGGATGGCTTCTTGTAAATACTTAAAGTCATCATAGCCGCTGATAAACATGGTAAAAAAATCATGTGACTCGCCGTTTAATTTTTTGATCAATGTGATACCATCCATAATCGGCATTTGAACATCCGTGATTAATAAATCAATCGCTTCAAATTGATTCACAATCGCTTCATACGCTTCCTGCCCGTCCGAAAATACACCGATCACTTCCCACTCTTCCCCATTTGAGAGAACCAGCCTTTCAATCCCCTTCCTAATTCTTGGCTCATCATCTACAATAACAGTTTTAATTCCTCTCACCTGCGCGCTCCCCCTTGCGAAATTAGCGTATATTACGGTTCAATAGTTTTAGGAATTCTTAGTACAACTTCCGTTCCCTTGTCCACTTCACTAGTAAGCTGCAATCCGAAGGTTTCTCCAAACATCATCGCAATCCTGGCATATACATTTATAATCCCAAATCCGGAATCCCTGCTTTTCATTGGATCAGACGACAGCCAGTTTCTTAATTTGACCAATGTATTCTCCTCAATTCCGGGTCCATTATCTCTAATAATAAAAAGAATAGCTGCCGATCCGTCTGCCATTTGTTCTTCCACCACATCAAT encodes:
- the hxlB gene encoding 6-phospho-3-hexuloisomerase — translated: MFQSNLKAITVELSEVFDKLDEEKATEVVELIQNAPRIFAAGAGRSGLVMKAFSMRLMHMGFEVHVIGDVTTPNARSGDLFILGTGSGETGSLITYANKAKKLGLNIITLTSFVDSTLGNLADITLQIPAPTPKSDKTSDITSIQPMGALFEQSLLICLDGLIMELMAVKTKDAHQMFQNHANLE
- a CDS encoding autoinducer 2 ABC transporter substrate-binding protein — protein: MKKFLSIILMVVMMFAMAACSNEETSGTGKGSTASGNGDLLDPANYKSDKDKSEWTIGVVTKDNTAAWFKRMKVGVDKYGKDMNIKVIQKGPANADAASQVQVIDDLIAQGVDALAVVPIDPGAIEASLENALSKGIVVVTHEASNQKNTLFDVEAFTSEDFGAKIMDSLAEAMGKKGKYAVMVGYTTSTTHMEYANAQKARQEEAYKDMELINKGEVPSAESEESVDVAYEKAKQILKANPDLKGFTGVASTDSPGIANAVEELGLSGKVSIVGVGTPNEFSNYVKAGTINKLLLWDPADAGYAMVSVAAKILAGEEVAEGADLGVKGYESVKIVKGANNTLIGNAPLEITKENIDQYDF
- a CDS encoding sugar ABC transporter ATP-binding protein, giving the protein MAENIISLKGIQKSFGGVHALKGVDLHIKKGEVHCLAGENGCGKSTIIKVISGVHQPDAGEIEINGNVFTNMTPAEAIKQGIQIIYQDFSVFPNLSVVENLAFNQVLARKKKFVNRKEFRRIAEEAVSKINFDVDLDALVETLPVADKQLIAISRALLDDSKLIIMDEPTTALTKKEVKRLFAIIDRLKKEGVTILFVSHKLDEVFEICDSVTILRSGENVISCPVTEMDEEKFSYHMTGRHFDGEGLSKSTSLGERVLEAKNLSSQGFENVSFQLRKGEILGITGQLGSGRTELTLALFGLQRPYEGELLVENKLVDIPNPSKAQELGIALVPEDRLTEGLFLPQSIKQNITVTKLENLSNSLGVINRQAFNEESKKGVKDLGVATKNDEFPVSTLSGGNQQKVVLARWIAVGPKVLILNGPTVGVDIGAKYDIHKLLRKLANEGMGIIVASDDISEILTTCDRVIAMQNGTITGEIAGEELNADVLSAYI
- a CDS encoding response regulator, producing MRGIKTVIVDDEPRIRKGIERLVLSNGEEWEVIGVFSDGQEAYEAIVNQFEAIDLLITDVQMPIMDGITLIKKLNGESHDFFTMFISGYDDFKYLQEAIREGAVDYILKPIDRGKFQLQLDEVKEKIRNKQKEDERRKEIEERALQLTYAKQIHHLSELTWNDETDFSLMDWTFQFPKGHYQLMHIDIDQMLEKVKGVSPSAVRELHLAVEKMMNELLEDRLGYPEVKHWIWKKGNVSFWLLLLHDEPEGDGSPFSYLVEEYLLKLKKAIQRDFPFTVSIAYGNEFEDLSLLPAMRDQLLSLMQFRIIEGGNKIFHQSTLNQLSNEKTLMMPSSVYKYTEQTVHAVREKNEREVIKAISGFFHELETLKSPLLIQESIRYLCIRIIKCWMENDGFGEEINLLMKAIHFTKKAANLTQIKEGIKDWVTSLVNKLQEMDSSHSDPISKAKEWIHQNLSESITIKKVADQVYLNPTYLCEYFKTQTGETVLNYVTQTRLKKAMELLEKTDLKIYDVSVRVGYQDTKYFSKLFKQWTSQSPSQYREKYHNLSV